From one Amia ocellicauda isolate fAmiCal2 chromosome 17, fAmiCal2.hap1, whole genome shotgun sequence genomic stretch:
- the fbxl16 gene encoding F-box/LRR-repeat protein 16: MLKMSTPNDLKSPCVPRNGLVKLPPQPNGLGSASITKGTPAAKNRLCQSSSVPTILPPPSLPYHMEPLPTAASLLGPDPDAGSPTSDQPPRRKLSKPSLERQLVLDEKVLNRLLWYFTTTEKCVLAQVCKTWRKVLYQAKFWEGVTPILHAKELYSILPNGEKEFVSLQAFALRGFHAFCLVGVSDLDICEFIDNYPLSKKGVKSVSLKRSTITDAGLEVMLEQMQGLVHLELSGCNDFTEAGLWSSLNARLTSLSVSDCINVADDAIAAISQLLPNLSELSLQAYHVTDTAMAYFTAKQGYTTHTLRLHSCWEITNHGVVNMVHSLPNLTALSLSGCSKITDDGVELVAENLRKLRSLDLSWCPRITDMALEYIACDLHKLEELVLDRCVRITDTGLGYLSTMSSLRSLYLRWCCQVQDFGLQHLFGMRSLRLLSLAGCPLLTTTGLSGLIQLQDLEELELTNCPGATAELFKYYSQHLPRCMVIE; the protein is encoded by the exons ATGCTGAAGATGTCCACTCCCAACGACCTCAAGTCTCCCTGCGTGCCAAGGAACGGCTTGGTCAAGCTTCCCCCACAGCCCAATGGCCTGGGCTCTGCCAGCATCACAAAAGGGACACCGGCAGCCAAGAACCGCCTGTGTCAGTCCTCCTCGGTGCCCACCATCCTGCCTCCACCCAGCCTGCCCTACCACATGGAGCCCCTGCCCACCGCCGCGTCCCTGCTGGGCCCCGACCCGGACGCCGGCTCCCCCACATCCGACCAGCCCCCCCGGAGAAAGCTCTCCAAGCCCTCCTTGGAGAGGCAGCTGGTGCTGGATGAGAAGGTCCTGAATCGGCTGCTGTGGTACTTCACCACCACAGAGAAGTGCGTTCTGGCGCAGGTGTGCAAGACCTGGCGGAAGGTGCTCTACCAGGCCAAGTTCTGGGAAGGGGTGACGCCTATTCTGCATGCCAAGGAACTCTACAGCATCCTGCCCAATGGGGAGAAGGAGTTTGTCAGCCTACAGGCCTTTGCGCTGAGGGGATTCCATGCATTCTGCCTGGTGGGCGTCTCCGACCTGGACATTTGCGAGTTCATCGACAACTACCCTCTGTCCAAGAAGGGTGTAAAGTCAGTCAGTCTCAAGAGGTCCACCATCACAGATGCTGGTTTAGAG gtGATGCTGGAGCAGATGCAGGGCCTGGTGCACCTGGAGCTGTCGGGCTGCAACGACTTCACGGAGGCGGGGCTCTGGTCCAGCCTGAACGCGCGGCTCACCTCGCTCAGCGTCAGCGACTGCATCAACGTGGCTGACGACGCCATCGCCGCCATTTCCCAGCTGCTGCCCAACTTGTCGGAGCTGAGCCTGCAGGCCTACCACGTGACGGACACGGCCATGGCCTACTTCACCGCCAAGCAGGGCTACACCACCCACACGCTGCGGCTGCACTCCTGCTGGGAGATCACCAATCACGGCGTGGTCAACATGGTGCACAGCCTGCCCAACCTCACCGCCCTGAGCCTGTCGGGCTGCTCCAAGATCACGGACGACGGGGTGGAGCTGGTGGCAGAGAACCTGAGGAAACTGCGCAGCCTGGACCTGTCCTGGTGCCCCCGGATCACCGACATGGCCCTGGAGTACATCGCCTGTGACCTGCACAAGCTGGAGGAGCTCGTCCTTGACAG GTGTGTGAGGATCACCGATACAGGCCTGGGGTACCTCTCCACCATGTCTTCTCTCCGCAGCCTCTACCTGAGGTGGTGCTGCCAG GTGCAAGATTTCGGATTGCAGCACCTGTTCGGCATGAGAAGTTTACGCCTCTTGTCCCTTGCAG gctgccctctgctcaCCACCACGGGGCTCTCTGGTCTCATTCAGTTGCAGGACCTGGAGGAGCTAGAGCTCACCAACTGTCCCGGGGCCACAGCTGAGCTCTTCAAGTACTATTCGCAGCACCTGCCTCGCTGCATGGTCATCGAGTAG